One genomic window of Halanaerobium saccharolyticum subsp. saccharolyticum DSM 6643 includes the following:
- the eno gene encoding phosphopyruvate hydratase, whose protein sequence is MFNTTIVDVYAREILDSRGNPTVEVEVVLEDGVMGRAAVPSGASTGQYEAVELRDGEEDRYMGKGVLNAIENVNEVIAPEIIGYDVREQIEIDNLMRELDGTANKGKLGANAILGVSMAVAKAAAEATGTFLYNYLGGMNAKTLPVPMMNILNGGEHADNNVDLQEFMIMPVGAVSFREAMQMGAEVYHNLKKVLQEKGLGTGVGDEGGFAPDLGSNEEALQVIVEAIKKAGYEPGDDFYIALDPAATEFYKDGKYVLAGEGVEKTSEEMIDFYAELIDKYPIISIEDGLAEDDWEGFAKMTARLGDRLQIVGDDLYVTNTERLSRGIEEKSSNSILIKVNQIGSLTETLDTIKMATRAGFTSVVSHRSGETEDVTIADLVVAMNTGQIKTGAPARSERVAKYNQLLRIEESLGDAAQYAGKEAFYNLK, encoded by the coding sequence ATGTTTAACACAACAATTGTAGATGTTTATGCAAGAGAAATTTTAGATTCACGTGGTAACCCAACTGTAGAGGTAGAAGTAGTCTTAGAAGACGGTGTAATGGGGAGAGCAGCGGTACCATCTGGTGCTTCAACTGGTCAATATGAAGCAGTAGAATTAAGAGACGGTGAAGAAGATCGTTACATGGGTAAAGGTGTACTTAATGCTATTGAAAATGTTAATGAAGTTATCGCACCTGAAATAATTGGTTATGATGTTCGGGAACAAATTGAAATTGATAACCTGATGCGAGAATTAGATGGTACTGCTAATAAAGGCAAATTAGGTGCTAATGCTATTTTAGGTGTATCAATGGCAGTTGCTAAAGCAGCAGCAGAAGCTACAGGAACATTCCTTTATAACTATCTTGGTGGAATGAATGCTAAAACTTTACCTGTTCCAATGATGAACATTCTAAATGGTGGAGAACATGCTGATAACAATGTAGACCTTCAGGAATTTATGATTATGCCTGTTGGAGCAGTTAGCTTCCGTGAAGCAATGCAGATGGGTGCTGAAGTGTATCATAATTTAAAGAAAGTTCTGCAGGAAAAAGGTTTAGGTACAGGTGTTGGTGATGAAGGTGGATTTGCTCCTGATTTAGGTTCTAACGAAGAAGCTTTACAGGTAATTGTAGAAGCTATTAAAAAAGCAGGTTATGAACCAGGTGATGATTTCTATATCGCACTTGATCCAGCTGCAACAGAATTTTATAAAGATGGAAAATATGTATTAGCTGGTGAAGGAGTAGAAAAAACTTCTGAGGAAATGATTGATTTTTATGCTGAATTAATTGATAAATATCCAATTATTTCAATTGAAGATGGTCTTGCTGAAGATGACTGGGAAGGTTTTGCTAAGATGACTGCAAGACTTGGAGATCGTTTACAAATTGTTGGTGATGACCTCTATGTAACAAATACTGAAAGATTAAGCAGAGGTATTGAAGAAAAAAGCAGTAACTCAATCTTAATTAAGGTTAATCAGATTGGTTCCTTGACTGAAACTTTAGATACTATTAAGATGGCTACAAGAGCAGGATTTACTTCTGTTGTATCGCACCGTTCTGGTGAAACTGAAGATGTAACAATTGCTGATCTTGTTGTAGCAATGAATACTGGCCAGATTAAAACTGGTGCTCCTGCACGTTCTGAGAGAGTTGCCAAGTATAATCAGCTTCTAAGAATTGAAGAAAGTTTAGGAGATGCAGCTCAGTATGCAGGTAAAGAAGCATTTTATAACCTTAAGTAA
- the gpmI gene encoding 2,3-bisphosphoglycerate-independent phosphoglycerate mutase — protein sequence MARPKPLALIIADGLGINENAEGNAVYQADTPFLDKLNKEYPHSILKPSGEEVGLPEGQMGNSEVGHLNIGAGRIVYQDFTRINKAVEEKHLLENEALKKAVDHAKENDGALHLIGLLSDGGVHSHIKHLFGLIEMADRAGLEKVYIHPILDGRDTPPSSGTGYLKELQEELDKVGTGKIATVSGRYYTMDRDNRWERTKKAYDMLVLGEGNIAEDAVKAVEASYEEDVEDEFVIPTVITENGEPVGPMNDHDSVIFFNFRADRARQITQALTIDGFDGFEREPEHPEDLYYVTMTEYDEEFDLPVAFEPVEIEDGLGDVLSREGLKQLRIAETEKYAHVTFFFNGGVEEPNEGEDRILIPSPQVATYEMQPEMSAYEVTDKLLEKIEAEEYDVIILNYANIDMVGHTGFMDAAIKAVETVDDCLSKIVPAILEKGGQALLTADHGNGEKMKEDDGSPFTAHTANLVPLYYIGGPKDKGIASGKLADLAPTMLEILGIEKPEKMTGESLIIEN from the coding sequence ATGGCAAGACCTAAACCACTGGCCCTGATTATTGCAGATGGGCTGGGAATTAATGAAAATGCAGAAGGGAATGCTGTCTATCAGGCAGATACTCCTTTTTTGGATAAATTAAACAAAGAGTATCCACATTCAATTTTAAAACCATCCGGAGAGGAAGTTGGCCTACCGGAGGGTCAAATGGGTAACTCTGAGGTTGGGCACTTAAACATTGGTGCTGGCCGGATAGTTTATCAAGATTTCACAAGAATAAATAAGGCTGTAGAAGAAAAACATTTACTTGAAAATGAAGCACTTAAAAAAGCAGTAGATCATGCAAAGGAAAATGACGGTGCACTACATTTAATTGGTCTTTTATCAGATGGTGGTGTTCATAGTCATATCAAACATCTCTTTGGTTTAATTGAGATGGCTGATCGAGCTGGTTTAGAAAAAGTATATATCCATCCGATTTTAGATGGTAGAGATACTCCGCCTTCCAGCGGTACAGGTTATTTAAAAGAATTGCAGGAAGAGTTGGATAAAGTAGGTACTGGTAAAATTGCAACTGTCAGCGGCCGTTATTACACAATGGATCGTGATAACCGCTGGGAGAGAACCAAAAAAGCCTATGATATGTTAGTTCTGGGAGAAGGAAATATAGCGGAAGATGCTGTAAAAGCTGTAGAAGCTTCTTATGAAGAAGATGTAGAAGATGAATTTGTGATACCAACAGTGATCACCGAAAATGGTGAGCCTGTGGGACCAATGAATGATCACGACTCAGTAATCTTCTTTAATTTCAGAGCCGATAGAGCTCGTCAGATTACTCAGGCTTTAACTATTGATGGCTTTGATGGCTTTGAGCGTGAGCCAGAACATCCTGAAGATTTATACTATGTAACTATGACAGAGTATGATGAAGAATTCGATTTACCAGTTGCTTTTGAACCGGTAGAAATTGAAGATGGACTTGGTGACGTATTAAGCCGTGAAGGTTTAAAGCAGCTGAGAATTGCTGAAACTGAAAAATATGCTCATGTTACTTTCTTCTTCAATGGTGGAGTTGAAGAACCTAATGAAGGTGAAGATAGAATTTTAATTCCTTCACCGCAGGTTGCGACTTATGAGATGCAACCTGAAATGAGTGCTTATGAAGTAACAGATAAGTTATTAGAAAAAATTGAAGCAGAAGAATACGATGTGATTATTTTAAACTATGCTAATATAGATATGGTTGGACATACTGGATTTATGGATGCAGCTATTAAAGCTGTAGAAACTGTAGATGACTGTCTTTCTAAAATAGTACCAGCTATTTTAGAAAAGGGAGGCCAGGCTTTACTTACAGCTGACCATGGTAATGGAGAAAAGATGAAAGAAGATGATGGATCTCCATTTACAGCTCATACTGCTAACCTTGTTCCACTTTATTATATAGGTGGTCCAAAAGATAAAGGTATAGCTTCTGGTAAATTGGCTGATCTAGCTCCAACAATGTTAGAAATTTTGGGGATTGAAAAACCAGAAAAAATGACAGGCGAATCACTAATCATCGAAAATTAG
- the tpiA gene encoding triose-phosphate isomerase, translated as MRKPFICGNWKMNKNVEEAESMITSLKDKVEGVDNVEMGICPTALCLTTVKDAAAGSDIVTGAENIYWKDSGAYTGEISAKMLADSEIEYTIVGHSERREIFGESDYEVNKKVISALSHGVKPIVCVGETLEERKADQIEAKVNFQVDSALAGVSEKEVEDIVIAYEPIWAIGTGETASAEEANRVIGIIRDNIRKEYPNAADKIRIQYGGSVKPHNVEEIMAQEEIDGALVGGASLEADSFSEIILKTAEIYK; from the coding sequence ATGCGTAAACCATTTATATGTGGAAATTGGAAAATGAATAAAAATGTTGAAGAAGCTGAATCAATGATAACTTCTTTAAAAGATAAAGTTGAAGGTGTCGATAATGTTGAAATGGGTATCTGTCCTACAGCGCTATGCTTAACAACAGTTAAAGATGCTGCTGCAGGTAGTGATATTGTAACAGGTGCTGAAAATATTTACTGGAAGGACTCTGGTGCTTATACTGGAGAAATTTCTGCTAAAATGTTGGCTGATAGTGAGATCGAATATACTATTGTTGGTCACTCTGAAAGAAGAGAAATCTTTGGTGAAAGTGATTATGAAGTAAATAAAAAAGTTATTTCTGCACTTTCTCATGGTGTGAAGCCAATTGTCTGTGTTGGAGAAACTTTAGAAGAGAGAAAAGCTGATCAAATAGAAGCAAAGGTTAACTTCCAGGTTGATTCTGCTCTGGCAGGAGTGAGCGAAAAAGAAGTAGAAGACATCGTAATTGCTTATGAGCCAATCTGGGCAATTGGTACAGGTGAGACTGCTTCTGCTGAGGAAGCTAATCGGGTTATCGGAATTATTAGAGACAACATTAGAAAAGAATATCCTAATGCTGCTGATAAGATTAGAATTCAATATGGCGGTAGTGTAAAGCCACATAATGTAGAAGAAATTATGGCGCAAGAAGAGATTGATGGTGCTTTAGTTGGTGGAGCCAGCTTAGAAGCTGATTCTTTCTCTGAGATTATTTTAAAAACTGCCGAAATCTATAAGTAA
- a CDS encoding phosphoglycerate kinase codes for MKKTLKDMDFKGKKVLVRVDFNVPLKDGVVGDKTRIKAALPTIEYLIKEEAKVLLISHLGRPGGEPKDDLKMDPVAKALANLLNKEVKKADDSIGKEVKKAADSLENGEVMLLENSRFHAGEKKNDPEFAKELASLADLYVNDAFGAAHRAHATTVGVTEFLPAAAGFLMQRELNALGEVMENPESPFVAIMGGAKVSDKIDVIKNLINKVDKLIVAGGIANTFLLAKGYEVGDSLVEADKVDLAKELMAEAEEKGVDIVLPIDVVIADDFSNDANTQTVAADEIPAGWQVLDCGGPQSLENYKEIVKSAKTVIWNGPLGVFEMEKFAHGTVELAKALSESDAHSVIGGGDSAAAINQAGVADKMSHISTGGGASLMFFEGKELPGVAALDDVE; via the coding sequence ATGAAGAAAACACTTAAAGATATGGACTTTAAAGGAAAAAAAGTATTAGTTAGAGTAGATTTTAATGTTCCACTTAAAGATGGTGTTGTTGGGGATAAAACAAGGATTAAAGCTGCACTACCTACCATAGAGTATTTAATCAAAGAAGAGGCAAAAGTTCTTCTGATTTCTCATTTAGGCCGCCCAGGTGGAGAGCCTAAAGATGATTTGAAAATGGATCCAGTTGCTAAAGCGCTGGCTAATTTATTAAACAAAGAAGTTAAAAAAGCGGATGACAGCATTGGCAAAGAAGTTAAAAAAGCTGCTGATAGTTTAGAAAATGGAGAAGTTATGTTATTAGAAAACAGCCGCTTTCACGCTGGAGAAAAGAAAAATGATCCAGAATTTGCAAAAGAATTAGCTTCACTTGCTGATCTTTATGTAAATGATGCTTTTGGTGCTGCTCACAGAGCTCATGCAACTACAGTTGGAGTCACAGAATTTTTACCAGCTGCAGCAGGGTTTTTAATGCAGAGAGAATTAAATGCTTTAGGAGAAGTAATGGAAAACCCGGAAAGTCCTTTTGTGGCAATTATGGGTGGAGCTAAAGTTTCTGATAAAATTGATGTAATCAAAAACTTAATCAATAAAGTAGATAAATTAATTGTTGCTGGTGGGATTGCTAATACATTCTTACTTGCAAAAGGTTATGAAGTTGGAGATTCTTTGGTTGAGGCTGATAAAGTAGATTTAGCTAAAGAACTAATGGCTGAAGCTGAAGAAAAGGGAGTAGATATAGTACTTCCAATTGATGTTGTAATTGCTGATGATTTTTCAAATGATGCAAACACTCAAACTGTAGCTGCGGATGAAATTCCAGCAGGGTGGCAGGTTCTTGATTGTGGTGGCCCTCAAAGCTTAGAGAACTACAAAGAAATTGTAAAATCTGCTAAAACAGTTATTTGGAACGGACCCTTAGGTGTATTTGAAATGGAGAAATTTGCTCACGGTACTGTTGAATTAGCAAAGGCACTGTCTGAATCTGATGCACATTCAGTAATTGGAGGCGGCGATTCTGCTGCTGCAATTAATCAGGCTGGTGTTGCAGATAAGATGAGTCATATCTCTACTGGTGGTGGAGCTTCACTAATGTTCTTTGAAGGTAAAGAACTTCCAGGTGTTGCTGCATTAGACGATGTTGAGTAA
- the gap gene encoding type I glyceraldehyde-3-phosphate dehydrogenase — protein sequence MTKKVAINGFGRIGRGYLRLVEGRDTEEIEIVAINDLVSVENLAYLLKYDSVHGRFDGTVEVNDGDLVVNGKKIKVSAVKDPAELPWGENDIDVVIESTGVFRHKEQLMKHIEAGAKKVILTVPAKDEIDSTIVLGVNNDDLSDDDLIVSNASCTTNCLAPLAKALNDEFGIEKGLITTVHGYTSSQAILDMPASKTRRGRTAAENIIPTTTGAAIATTKVMPELDGKIDGMAIRVPVPNGSCVDGVFTLEKDVTVEEVNAMFKEKAEGEMKGILGYTEDELVSRDVMGQFESSMIDAQSTMVVNGNMVKVISWYDNELSYTNRVIDLTLML from the coding sequence ATGACAAAAAAAGTAGCAATTAATGGATTTGGACGTATTGGTAGAGGATATTTAAGACTGGTAGAAGGTAGAGATACTGAGGAAATTGAAATTGTAGCAATCAATGACTTAGTTAGTGTAGAAAACCTAGCTTACTTACTTAAGTATGATTCTGTACATGGTCGTTTTGATGGTACAGTAGAAGTTAACGATGGAGACTTAGTTGTTAATGGTAAGAAGATTAAAGTATCTGCTGTTAAAGATCCTGCAGAATTACCATGGGGCGAAAACGACATTGATGTTGTAATCGAATCAACAGGTGTATTCCGCCATAAAGAACAATTAATGAAACATATAGAAGCCGGTGCAAAAAAAGTTATTTTAACAGTGCCTGCTAAAGATGAAATTGATAGTACTATTGTATTAGGTGTTAATAATGATGATCTTTCAGATGATGATTTAATAGTATCTAATGCATCATGTACAACAAATTGTTTAGCTCCATTAGCTAAAGCATTAAATGATGAATTTGGAATTGAAAAAGGTTTAATTACTACAGTTCACGGTTATACTTCCAGCCAGGCTATTTTAGATATGCCAGCTAGCAAGACTAGAAGAGGTAGAACAGCTGCTGAAAATATCATTCCAACAACTACAGGTGCTGCTATTGCAACAACAAAAGTAATGCCTGAGTTAGATGGTAAAATTGATGGTATGGCTATCAGAGTTCCAGTACCAAATGGATCCTGTGTTGACGGAGTATTTACTTTAGAAAAAGACGTAACAGTTGAAGAAGTAAATGCAATGTTTAAAGAGAAAGCAGAAGGAGAAATGAAGGGTATTTTAGGCTACACAGAAGATGAATTAGTTTCCAGAGATGTTATGGGACAGTTCGAATCTTCCATGATTGATGCGCAATCAACTATGGTAGTTAATGGCAATATGGTTAAAGTTATTTCCTGGTATGACAATGAGTTAAGCTATACAAATAGAGTTATAGACTTAACATTAATGCTGTAA
- a CDS encoding sugar-binding transcriptional regulator, producing the protein MNKLFKIQQKIVPEIVKTAQQRYNILRGIYYNQPIGRRALAKILGLSERTIRNDLEFFEKKALITISPAGTRITRIGEDFLMEVDEYIKELRDISYLENRLEKILGIETVNLVNGAVPSGDLKAEIGRMASQLLQREIRNGDILAVTGGTTLAEVASEMTYSTEPKDVTVVPGRGGLSEDVEIQANTIAAEIAKKLGGSYHLLHIPDNMAEENIYHVTKEPTIKRTLEILKQANILIHGVGTAADMAARRGMKENEIKDLLKAGAVGEAFGFYFNSEGEIIYSTTSVGLNLNDLQAISKVIVVAGGENKAEAIISAVSSKYQDILITDEITARKIISLKGGEAENRLAN; encoded by the coding sequence ATGAATAAATTGTTTAAAATTCAGCAAAAAATTGTACCAGAAATTGTAAAAACTGCTCAACAAAGATATAACATTTTACGTGGTATTTATTATAATCAGCCAATTGGAAGAAGAGCTTTAGCTAAAATACTTGGTTTGAGTGAAAGAACAATCCGCAATGATTTAGAATTTTTTGAAAAAAAAGCTTTAATAACTATTAGCCCAGCAGGTACTCGAATAACAAGAATTGGAGAAGATTTTCTGATGGAAGTAGATGAGTACATTAAAGAGCTGAGAGATATCAGTTATTTAGAAAACAGATTAGAAAAAATATTGGGGATAGAAACAGTTAACTTGGTTAACGGAGCTGTTCCAAGTGGAGATTTAAAAGCCGAAATTGGACGTATGGCATCACAACTTTTACAGAGAGAAATTAGAAATGGAGATATACTTGCAGTAACTGGTGGGACAACACTAGCTGAAGTAGCTTCTGAGATGACATACAGCACTGAGCCTAAAGATGTAACTGTAGTTCCCGGTCGAGGCGGATTAAGCGAAGATGTTGAGATACAAGCTAATACTATTGCAGCTGAAATTGCAAAAAAACTTGGTGGTAGCTATCATCTGCTTCATATTCCTGACAATATGGCTGAAGAAAATATTTATCATGTAACTAAAGAACCAACTATCAAAAGAACTTTAGAGATTTTAAAACAAGCTAACATTTTAATTCATGGAGTGGGTACTGCTGCTGATATGGCAGCCCGTAGAGGAATGAAGGAAAATGAAATCAAAGATCTTCTCAAGGCAGGTGCTGTCGGAGAAGCTTTTGGTTTTTACTTTAATTCTGAAGGTGAAATAATCTACTCTACAACAAGTGTTGGTTTAAACCTGAATGATCTGCAGGCAATTAGTAAAGTAATTGTTGTTGCAGGTGGAGAAAATAAGGCAGAAGCTATAATTTCTGCAGTTTCTTCAAAATACCAGGATATTTTAATTACTGATGAAATTACTGCCCGAAAAATTATCTCTCTTAAGGGAGGTGAGGCCGAAAACAGGCTGGCAAACTAA
- the whiA gene encoding DNA-binding protein WhiA, whose protein sequence is MSFTDKVKEELTHKDKYNYSEQLSELSALIRIDGSIQISNKHLAVKVTLYHGNLARRIYSLIKERFGFSIEIRVRQDRKFNLSYNYDIIVTPQPGVREFLLELGFLTPKNNLVFHIKDEYLNSRKLAQAYLRGIFLGGGSVNSPQSEYHLEFRCERASLAEDLEILLEKFDLKAHRTEHKGYNVIYFKSYADVVKVLNIIGAHQAMLKMENDHIVKELKNNVNRRVNFETANLEKSVSAAMDQLEYIDIIERENGLDSLSPGLKEIAELRRENPYASLKELGEIIDLSKSGVNHRLRRIKKIAQNLT, encoded by the coding sequence ATGTCTTTTACAGATAAAGTTAAAGAAGAATTAACCCATAAAGATAAATATAATTACTCAGAGCAGCTATCTGAGTTATCTGCCTTGATAAGGATAGATGGTTCAATTCAAATTTCAAATAAACATTTGGCTGTAAAAGTTACTCTTTATCATGGGAATCTAGCCAGAAGAATTTATTCACTAATTAAAGAACGTTTTGGTTTTAGTATAGAGATTAGAGTTAGACAGGATAGGAAATTCAACTTAAGTTACAATTATGATATAATTGTGACACCACAACCAGGGGTTCGTGAATTTTTATTAGAATTGGGATTTTTAACTCCTAAAAATAATCTTGTTTTTCATATTAAAGATGAGTATTTAAATTCACGCAAGCTGGCCCAAGCATATTTGAGAGGTATTTTTTTAGGTGGGGGTTCAGTTAATAGTCCTCAGAGTGAATATCACTTAGAGTTTCGCTGTGAGAGAGCGAGCTTGGCTGAAGATTTAGAAATATTATTGGAGAAGTTTGATTTAAAAGCACATAGAACTGAACACAAAGGTTATAATGTGATTTATTTTAAGAGTTATGCTGACGTTGTTAAAGTCTTAAATATTATCGGAGCCCATCAAGCAATGTTAAAAATGGAAAATGATCATATAGTTAAAGAACTAAAAAACAATGTTAATCGCAGAGTTAATTTTGAAACTGCAAATCTAGAAAAATCAGTTTCTGCTGCGATGGATCAACTTGAATATATAGATATTATTGAAAGAGAAAATGGACTCGATTCTTTAAGCCCTGGACTTAAGGAAATAGCAGAGCTTAGAAGAGAAAACCCATATGCTTCATTGAAAGAATTAGGAGAAATTATTGATCTTAGTAAATCGGGTGTTAATCATCGTTTGCGGAGGATTAAAAAAATTGCTCAAAATTTAACTTGA
- the yvcK gene encoding gluconeogenesis factor YvcK family protein, which translates to MKSRGSVIMNLPKWFFPGLGVKRWFLVIIFSFILISVGITPLFGFDLSIYVTNELLSILNNFFGEHSDFILKVTALFMILSGIILTYYSLVKIVAELNTHITPHGEILDLLYEKRRSNKGPEIVAFGGGTGLSNLLRGLKKNSDNLTAVVTVADDGGSSGRLRDEMGILPPGDIRNCLVALADREPLMEKLFQHRFESEGGLEGHSFGNLYIAAMTEVLGDFEEAVRASSKVLAIRGKVLPATNEDVKLGAVYHDQEKRMGESAIPVYDKEINKVFLYPENASTTPEVKRSIHKSDVIIIGPGSLYTSILPNLLVKGIADEIKRSNALKLYVCNVMTQPGETDNYTAADHAKAIIDHCGKGVFDYIIVNNQQGTKELRQKYEAEGAYPVEIDHQRLKELGVEIVEEDLLKKNSYLRHDPEELAKLIYKLNKKYN; encoded by the coding sequence TTGAAAAGTAGAGGAAGTGTAATTATGAATCTGCCAAAATGGTTTTTCCCGGGCTTAGGAGTTAAACGGTGGTTTTTAGTTATAATATTTTCATTTATATTAATTAGTGTAGGAATAACTCCTTTATTTGGCTTTGATCTTAGTATTTATGTAACAAATGAATTGCTTTCAATTTTAAATAACTTTTTTGGAGAACATTCTGATTTTATATTAAAAGTAACAGCTTTATTTATGATATTAAGTGGGATTATTTTAACATATTATTCACTTGTAAAAATTGTAGCAGAACTAAATACTCATATTACTCCCCATGGAGAAATTTTAGATTTATTATATGAAAAAAGAAGATCAAATAAAGGACCGGAGATTGTTGCCTTTGGAGGTGGAACTGGCCTTTCAAATCTTTTGCGTGGCCTTAAAAAAAATAGTGATAATCTGACAGCAGTGGTCACGGTAGCAGATGATGGCGGTAGTTCTGGTAGATTAAGAGATGAAATGGGAATTTTGCCGCCTGGTGATATCAGGAATTGTCTGGTAGCTTTAGCTGATAGAGAACCATTAATGGAAAAATTATTTCAGCATCGTTTTGAATCTGAAGGTGGATTAGAGGGACATAGTTTTGGTAATTTGTATATTGCTGCAATGACTGAAGTTTTGGGTGATTTTGAAGAAGCTGTAAGAGCATCCAGTAAGGTTTTAGCAATTAGAGGTAAGGTTTTACCTGCCACAAATGAAGATGTTAAATTGGGTGCTGTCTATCATGATCAAGAGAAAAGAATGGGTGAATCAGCTATTCCTGTATATGATAAAGAAATTAATAAAGTTTTTTTGTATCCAGAAAATGCAAGTACAACCCCTGAAGTTAAAAGGTCTATTCATAAATCTGATGTAATTATTATAGGTCCTGGTAGTCTTTATACTAGTATTTTACCAAACTTATTAGTAAAAGGTATTGCTGACGAAATCAAAAGAAGTAATGCTTTAAAATTGTATGTCTGTAATGTTATGACTCAGCCAGGTGAAACTGACAATTATACTGCAGCTGATCATGCTAAAGCGATAATTGATCATTGTGGTAAAGGTGTTTTTGATTATATAATTGTAAATAATCAGCAGGGAACAAAAGAACTTCGTCAAAAATATGAAGCTGAGGGCGCTTATCCAGTTGAAATAGATCATCAACGTCTTAAAGAACTAGGGGTTGAGATTGTTGAAGAAGATTTATTAAAAAAGAACAGTTATTTGCGTCATGATCCGGAAGAATTAGCTAAATTAATTTATAAGTTAAATAAAAAATATAATTAA
- the rapZ gene encoding RNase adapter RapZ has translation MEFLLITGMSGAGKSLALNYFEDMGFFCVDNLPPALISKFAELCLQSDLEKIALVSDIRGREFFNELFKELERIENMNLDYDILFLEASDDVLIRRYKESRRRHPLDEEGRILDAIERERTLLEELRGRATRIIDTGELEISKLKEELNQLFLSGKDKDLLHLSLISFGFKYGIPRDADLVMDVRFLPNPYYVESLRKKTGNDQEVRDYVLKWPLTDKFYNKFFDLINFLLPEYKKEGKSHLSIAIGCTGGKHRSVTTVIKLAEFLAEQDFNINLEHRDIEK, from the coding sequence ATGGAATTTTTACTTATAACTGGCATGTCAGGAGCAGGAAAGTCTCTTGCCCTAAATTATTTTGAAGACATGGGTTTCTTTTGTGTTGACAATTTACCTCCCGCTTTGATTTCAAAATTTGCAGAACTATGTCTGCAGTCAGACTTGGAAAAAATTGCTCTTGTTAGTGATATACGCGGAAGAGAATTTTTTAATGAATTATTTAAAGAATTAGAAAGAATAGAAAATATGAATTTGGACTATGATATATTATTTCTTGAAGCCTCAGATGATGTTTTAATTAGAAGATATAAAGAGAGTAGAAGACGTCATCCACTAGATGAAGAAGGTAGGATTTTGGATGCTATTGAAAGAGAACGAACTCTTTTGGAAGAGTTAAGAGGAAGAGCAACTAGAATAATTGATACGGGTGAGTTAGAAATTTCTAAATTGAAGGAAGAATTAAATCAATTATTTTTAAGTGGAAAAGATAAAGATTTACTTCACCTTAGTTTAATCTCATTTGGCTTTAAATATGGTATTCCAAGAGATGCAGATTTAGTAATGGATGTTAGATTTTTACCTAATCCCTATTATGTAGAGTCTTTAAGAAAAAAGACAGGGAATGATCAAGAAGTAAGAGATTATGTTTTGAAATGGCCTTTAACTGATAAATTTTATAATAAATTTTTTGATTTAATCAACTTTTTATTGCCAGAGTATAAAAAAGAGGGGAAAAGTCACCTTTCTATTGCTATAGGATGTACCGGGGGTAAGCATCGCTCTGTTACTACAGTGATTAAATTAGCCGAATTTTTAGCAGAACAGGATTTTAATATTAATTTAGAACACAGGGATATTGAAAAGTAG